A DNA window from Allokutzneria albata contains the following coding sequences:
- a CDS encoding LamG-like jellyroll fold domain-containing protein, whose product MTASEWVWPSTDCNGIALVDPVAVGVEGTTVVFARQAGTPVDTLYYNVREPGAEPLSPAEWAGWNRLELAPEPPVAGDADREPLLRLAGMDLITVDPVATTPAPADAPFRVVSDGRNICCFRLSQLGSLYLDRFVLVQNPQRRASGDRDGAIPSSWSLRRLGEVRYRRSQRRDVPAGPADSLGATNMAGAPFLEPTIELSLLLGSDVTRFDVALGWTGEMDVQRWHIVTTTADHQLNYLSCKQGEFDPMDLDASSVREFGLSLAARIGGARVPLGASAGPAVALYAEQESAAVGGTSTNMRRGTRLAITVPVVRQDNDQAAGLAVLDFTVFPDGTVPQPLTTPECVVVDETPSASGYPVPDAAVHAIDAGTVNAVLLSRPRPAAAPALLDSADGLLHCYFAETDDEFAVAQFDPTMVRARLALPWSAEATTGTFPLVARRSGSTFNDVTVQISECGTGTAPDLCAVRIVYGPDSGLPEEYWDGVPRALSRMIPILNGGYSEDPSDAEVQSGQRQFYDEKGRRAAARLPLTSVPGGPQVRDAYLELLSHRENVSIQAVDLAVPQEGSATLTIHYSLPGNGVARQTWAGLPTDTEHLVAVLSGAAAPARYSYTPDPNDTPLYAIEAGSGILLFDHGPRELTLTVSAATNQDPAYCDISLTVGGQPQPPRTNVPRAPAAFAEAVGAWFLAVSVDPTAGPVPDQTVSAPLDLRSGSLLFDLLLPVPTARLAPAATTVTAAKWQRRTVGVLPPGVTLDRGMLALTAVPPAVPPGQDPTVDLRTSSVITKGDNGKWLTAAKPDALGLDGASAVSVPEPGASVIPVRDWTMESWLRPGGAEPAAVLAYWAGHPPAYGDLWSTYYLGTSGLPTLRFDPYRTTHGQSRNSYLALPSNAIFDLTRPGFTWEAWIRPDERPCPADSRAGLVQVHDTKDEDSVPLGQICLTAERGLTFGFRDDSGKKNVEQMLEPSPPLPANTWTHVAVTAQRQPDKDWRLVIYVNAQEVRAADIVLRAASHNTPPAVVFGSRDDWSASLFGAVTEMRFWTFARPAADLRQSMETALTGTEPGLAGYWTFSARNAANGTVFGNQATATGSALDAVLKLNPAQPVSFSAQDPFIGVIATVGFAPPVHARAFLKANEWNHVCVAYRAVGALRLNPSHPLTVAADYGSCKEPNGFDFNDEFTVEAWVMRTDDSPLDQTVLAQWSQARGGQSFRFGFTPAGALSCEVNLVSQENGDRVAIRVNDDATVPCATPTHVAATLSTATVAKDASTHCTLVLYVNGKQGRSATTVVKEKAGVRSVGSRSPVTVGVAVPPSPTAALEAQAPFHGVVTGVRFSSVALGPAEVSAAMSQRRGADADSAVVAAWWFDETGGTIAADSVGDNDLVLTTTDLWASFPSLGTFEFYRDGQPIGTVLPVTDGLPSIPKQFTIGAVEQGGEFVNGFSGSLAELRLWRSARSRAQVVDGLYRRVAAGDPDLAAYWSFDATTEDLTGRGSDGVLEKAARFVPSAAPVANEGPQVRNVYDGPTTRFHSGLTGRPAVLEYPETATRWDGRPVGVMRRAYLFTAPELVLATGFGIGELALVYLGQVQTNPTLIGFIEGAPPVPSENLSRPLYNSPLGYNSYQDTATVTLRSTETTSFSFTSSDYRTTLTMKIDGKAGLSGGLKLTAEYEVPILNKGINVEVANVKLKIGGQHKSDLEQAQQTNETFSSGWTRTTTDAVGLRGRWEPPSTPGSPYLNPVVGRRYQPLNVGYALVESLTADLYALRLDSTGAMVGKVVLPDLDIPPDRNIITFRMRPTYVKNGTLDGRVGLVNDPDYPQADVTHGSYFQPAEAYRLAARIDRADQLARARFRRFDAESRGDALPGGRHSPESPDLDEVGDEQFYDFARQVPARGIANRYVWTATGGLHTETEQFSATHDRSFTGFYDYTWLLGPTFNLEGEGGPWWKVGGYASLDALFGGHIKIQLGKEEKQSQGMSLDVTCPGEPMLQAYDDSTGFYTTDPCPGKVDAYRFMAFYLPPSAEGGAAFRQVVDPAWLDTSSDPNAVALRNVRFTGNGVWRVLYRVTYVSRVPPRFDTNPDQTAKPVPEQAILLADNPLLISLVEQAIAPGEPTPATIGAAVAAVLVPATVDKPYALGAKVQWWQHFVDSTRGPDPDRAAARMLDRIVQDAITYFQAGYASGVLPRTT is encoded by the coding sequence GTGACTGCGTCGGAGTGGGTGTGGCCGTCGACGGACTGCAACGGGATCGCGCTCGTCGATCCGGTCGCGGTGGGGGTCGAGGGCACGACCGTGGTGTTCGCGCGCCAGGCCGGGACCCCCGTGGACACGCTCTACTACAACGTCCGTGAGCCCGGGGCGGAGCCGCTGAGCCCGGCGGAATGGGCGGGGTGGAACCGGCTGGAGCTGGCCCCGGAGCCGCCCGTGGCGGGGGACGCCGACCGCGAGCCGCTGCTGCGGCTGGCCGGGATGGACCTGATCACCGTCGATCCCGTCGCGACCACACCGGCCCCGGCCGACGCGCCGTTCCGCGTCGTCAGTGACGGCAGGAACATCTGCTGCTTCCGGCTCTCCCAGCTGGGCAGCCTCTACCTGGACCGGTTCGTCCTCGTGCAGAACCCGCAGCGGCGGGCGAGCGGTGATCGTGACGGCGCGATCCCGAGCAGTTGGTCGCTGCGCAGGCTCGGCGAGGTGCGCTACCGGCGCAGCCAACGCCGGGACGTGCCCGCGGGACCGGCGGACAGCCTGGGTGCGACGAACATGGCCGGAGCGCCCTTCCTGGAACCGACCATCGAGCTGTCCCTGCTGCTGGGCAGCGACGTCACCCGGTTCGACGTCGCGCTCGGGTGGACCGGCGAGATGGACGTGCAGCGCTGGCACATCGTCACGACGACGGCCGACCACCAGCTGAACTACCTGTCCTGCAAGCAGGGCGAGTTCGACCCGATGGACCTCGACGCGTCGTCGGTGCGCGAGTTCGGCCTGAGCCTGGCCGCGCGGATCGGCGGCGCCCGGGTTCCGCTGGGGGCCTCGGCCGGACCGGCGGTGGCCCTGTACGCGGAACAGGAGAGCGCTGCCGTGGGTGGCACCTCCACGAACATGCGTCGCGGGACGCGGCTGGCCATCACCGTCCCGGTCGTCCGGCAGGACAACGACCAGGCCGCGGGGCTCGCCGTCCTGGACTTCACGGTGTTCCCGGACGGGACCGTCCCGCAGCCGCTGACCACGCCGGAATGCGTGGTGGTCGACGAAACCCCGAGTGCTTCCGGGTATCCGGTGCCCGACGCCGCGGTGCACGCGATCGACGCGGGCACGGTGAACGCGGTGCTGCTCAGCCGACCACGACCGGCTGCTGCGCCGGCACTGCTGGACAGCGCGGACGGACTGCTGCACTGCTACTTCGCCGAGACGGACGACGAGTTCGCGGTCGCCCAGTTCGACCCGACGATGGTCAGGGCCAGGCTCGCGCTGCCGTGGTCCGCCGAGGCGACCACCGGAACGTTCCCCCTCGTCGCCCGGCGCAGCGGCAGCACCTTCAACGACGTGACCGTCCAGATCTCCGAATGCGGCACCGGAACGGCACCTGACCTGTGTGCCGTGCGGATCGTGTACGGACCGGACTCCGGACTCCCGGAGGAGTACTGGGACGGTGTGCCCCGCGCGCTCTCGCGCATGATCCCGATCCTCAACGGCGGCTACTCCGAGGACCCGTCGGACGCGGAAGTCCAATCAGGACAACGCCAGTTCTACGACGAGAAGGGCAGGCGCGCGGCGGCACGCCTGCCCCTGACCTCCGTGCCCGGTGGGCCCCAGGTACGCGACGCGTACCTGGAACTGTTGTCGCACAGAGAAAACGTGTCCATCCAGGCTGTCGACCTCGCAGTCCCGCAGGAGGGGTCGGCGACGCTGACCATCCACTACTCCCTGCCCGGCAACGGAGTCGCCAGGCAAACCTGGGCGGGGCTGCCCACGGACACCGAGCATCTGGTCGCGGTGCTCAGCGGCGCTGCCGCACCTGCGCGCTACTCGTACACACCGGACCCGAACGACACCCCGCTGTACGCGATCGAGGCGGGCAGCGGCATCCTGCTGTTCGACCACGGTCCGCGCGAGCTGACGTTGACGGTGTCGGCGGCCACCAACCAGGACCCGGCCTACTGCGACATCAGCCTGACGGTGGGCGGGCAGCCGCAGCCGCCGCGGACGAACGTCCCCCGCGCGCCCGCGGCGTTCGCCGAAGCGGTCGGGGCCTGGTTCCTGGCCGTGTCCGTCGATCCGACCGCCGGGCCGGTGCCCGACCAGACCGTGAGCGCTCCACTGGATCTGCGCTCCGGCTCGCTGCTGTTCGACCTCCTGCTCCCGGTGCCGACCGCGCGGCTCGCCCCGGCGGCGACAACGGTGACCGCGGCGAAGTGGCAACGCCGGACAGTCGGTGTGCTTCCGCCCGGCGTCACCCTCGATCGCGGCATGCTCGCGCTCACCGCGGTGCCGCCCGCGGTGCCACCGGGCCAGGACCCGACCGTCGATCTCCGGACCAGTTCGGTGATCACCAAGGGGGACAACGGGAAATGGCTCACCGCGGCCAAGCCCGACGCACTGGGCCTCGACGGGGCTTCGGCGGTGTCGGTACCCGAGCCCGGCGCGTCGGTGATCCCGGTGCGGGACTGGACCATGGAGTCCTGGCTGCGTCCGGGTGGAGCGGAACCGGCCGCCGTGCTCGCCTACTGGGCGGGTCACCCGCCGGCTTACGGCGACCTGTGGTCGACCTACTACCTCGGCACCTCGGGTCTGCCGACACTGCGCTTCGACCCTTACCGGACGACGCACGGCCAGTCTCGCAACTCCTACCTGGCGCTGCCGTCGAACGCGATCTTCGACCTGACCAGGCCGGGGTTCACCTGGGAGGCGTGGATCCGGCCCGACGAGCGCCCCTGCCCGGCGGACTCCAGGGCCGGCCTCGTCCAGGTTCACGACACCAAGGACGAGGACTCCGTTCCGCTGGGCCAGATCTGCCTCACCGCCGAACGGGGCCTGACGTTCGGCTTCAGGGACGACTCCGGCAAGAAGAACGTGGAGCAGATGCTGGAGCCCAGCCCTCCGCTGCCCGCGAACACCTGGACGCACGTCGCGGTGACCGCGCAACGGCAGCCGGACAAGGACTGGCGCCTGGTGATCTACGTCAACGCGCAGGAGGTGCGGGCCGCCGACATCGTGCTGCGCGCGGCGTCCCACAACACCCCGCCCGCCGTGGTGTTCGGCTCACGGGACGACTGGTCCGCGAGTCTCTTCGGCGCTGTCACCGAGATGCGGTTCTGGACCTTCGCCCGCCCGGCAGCTGACCTGCGCCAGAGCATGGAGACCGCGCTGACCGGTACCGAGCCCGGACTGGCGGGATACTGGACGTTCAGCGCCCGGAACGCTGCGAACGGCACCGTGTTCGGCAACCAGGCGACCGCGACGGGCTCGGCGCTGGACGCGGTGCTGAAGCTGAACCCCGCCCAGCCGGTGAGCTTCTCCGCCCAGGACCCCTTCATCGGCGTCATCGCCACTGTGGGCTTCGCGCCCCCAGTGCACGCCAGGGCGTTCCTCAAGGCCAACGAGTGGAACCACGTCTGCGTCGCGTACCGAGCGGTCGGGGCGCTTCGGCTGAATCCCAGCCACCCCTTGACCGTCGCGGCCGACTACGGCAGCTGCAAGGAGCCGAACGGGTTCGACTTCAACGACGAGTTCACCGTCGAGGCGTGGGTGATGCGCACCGACGACAGTCCGCTGGACCAAACCGTTCTGGCGCAGTGGTCCCAGGCACGTGGCGGGCAGTCCTTCCGGTTCGGGTTCACCCCCGCGGGCGCGCTGAGCTGCGAAGTCAACCTGGTCAGCCAGGAGAACGGCGACCGCGTCGCGATCAGGGTGAACGACGATGCGACCGTCCCGTGCGCCACGCCGACGCACGTGGCCGCGACGCTGTCCACGGCCACAGTGGCGAAGGACGCGTCGACCCACTGCACCCTCGTGCTCTACGTCAACGGAAAGCAGGGCCGGAGCGCGACCACGGTCGTCAAGGAGAAAGCCGGGGTGCGGTCCGTCGGCTCCAGGAGCCCGGTGACCGTGGGAGTCGCAGTGCCACCGTCACCCACGGCAGCGCTCGAGGCGCAGGCTCCCTTCCACGGCGTGGTCACCGGTGTCCGGTTCTCGTCCGTGGCGCTCGGTCCGGCCGAGGTGTCGGCCGCGATGTCCCAGCGGCGAGGCGCGGACGCCGACTCCGCCGTTGTCGCGGCCTGGTGGTTCGACGAGACCGGCGGAACGATCGCCGCCGACTCGGTCGGGGACAACGACCTGGTGCTCACCACCACCGATCTCTGGGCGTCGTTCCCCTCGCTGGGCACGTTCGAGTTCTACCGCGACGGACAACCGATCGGCACGGTCCTCCCGGTCACCGACGGGCTACCGTCGATCCCGAAGCAGTTCACCATCGGCGCCGTCGAGCAGGGCGGCGAGTTCGTCAACGGCTTCAGCGGATCGCTGGCGGAACTGCGGCTGTGGCGCTCAGCCCGAAGCCGCGCCCAGGTCGTCGACGGCCTGTACCGGCGTGTCGCAGCGGGCGATCCGGACCTCGCCGCCTACTGGTCCTTCGACGCCACAACGGAGGACCTCACCGGACGCGGCTCCGACGGCGTCCTGGAGAAGGCCGCTCGTTTCGTGCCCTCCGCGGCGCCGGTGGCGAACGAGGGACCGCAGGTGCGCAACGTCTACGACGGCCCCACGACGCGGTTCCACAGCGGTCTCACCGGGCGGCCCGCCGTCCTGGAGTACCCGGAGACGGCGACCCGCTGGGACGGCAGGCCCGTCGGCGTGATGCGCAGGGCCTACCTCTTCACCGCGCCTGAGCTGGTGCTGGCGACCGGGTTCGGGATCGGCGAGCTGGCACTGGTGTACCTGGGGCAGGTGCAGACGAACCCGACGCTCATCGGCTTCATCGAGGGCGCGCCGCCGGTGCCCAGCGAGAACCTGTCCCGGCCGCTGTACAACAGCCCGCTCGGCTACAACTCCTACCAGGACACCGCGACCGTGACCCTGCGGTCCACCGAGACGACCTCGTTCAGCTTCACCTCGTCCGACTACCGGACCACGCTGACGATGAAGATCGACGGCAAGGCCGGTCTCTCCGGCGGGCTCAAGCTGACGGCCGAGTACGAGGTCCCGATCCTGAACAAGGGGATCAACGTCGAGGTGGCCAACGTGAAGCTGAAGATCGGCGGCCAGCACAAGTCCGACCTGGAGCAGGCGCAGCAGACCAACGAGACCTTCTCGTCGGGGTGGACCAGGACGACGACCGACGCGGTGGGTCTGCGCGGCCGGTGGGAACCGCCGTCGACCCCGGGCTCGCCGTACCTCAACCCCGTCGTCGGCAGGCGGTACCAGCCGCTGAACGTCGGTTACGCCCTCGTCGAGTCGCTGACCGCGGACCTGTACGCGCTCCGGCTGGACTCGACCGGCGCCATGGTGGGCAAGGTGGTGCTGCCCGACCTCGACATCCCGCCGGACCGCAACATCATCACCTTCCGGATGCGCCCGACCTACGTCAAGAACGGCACCCTGGACGGGCGGGTCGGGCTGGTCAACGATCCCGACTACCCGCAGGCGGACGTGACGCACGGCAGCTACTTCCAGCCCGCCGAGGCCTATCGCCTCGCCGCCCGCATCGACCGGGCCGACCAGTTGGCGCGAGCCCGCTTCCGGCGCTTCGACGCCGAGTCGCGGGGCGATGCGCTCCCCGGCGGCCGGCACTCCCCGGAGTCACCGGACCTCGACGAGGTCGGCGACGAGCAGTTCTACGACTTCGCCCGGCAGGTGCCCGCCAGGGGGATCGCCAACCGCTACGTCTGGACCGCGACCGGGGGACTGCACACCGAGACCGAACAGTTCTCGGCCACCCACGACCGCTCGTTCACCGGCTTCTACGACTACACCTGGCTTCTCGGGCCCACCTTCAACCTGGAAGGCGAAGGCGGGCCCTGGTGGAAGGTGGGCGGGTACGCCTCGCTGGACGCGTTGTTCGGCGGCCACATCAAGATCCAGCTCGGCAAGGAGGAGAAGCAGAGCCAGGGGATGTCGCTCGACGTCACCTGCCCCGGCGAGCCGATGTTGCAGGCCTACGACGACAGCACGGGCTTCTACACCACCGACCCGTGCCCCGGGAAGGTCGACGCCTACCGGTTCATGGCCTTCTACCTCCCCCCGTCCGCCGAGGGGGGAGCGGCGTTCCGCCAGGTCGTGGACCCGGCGTGGCTGGACACCAGCAGTGATCCCAACGCCGTCGCCCTGCGCAACGTCCGGTTCACCGGCAACGGCGTCTGGCGGGTGCTCTACCGGGTCACCTACGTCAGCCGGGTGCCACCGAGGTTCGACACCAACCCCGACCAGACCGCGAAACCGGTTCCGGAGCAGGCGATCCTGCTCGCGGACAACCCACTGCTGATCAGCCTGGTGGAACAGGCCATCGCACCGGGCGAGCCGACACCGGCCACCATCGGCGCCGCGGTCGCGGCGGTCCTGGTCCCGGCAACGGTGGACAAGCCGTACGCGTTGGGGGCGAAGGTCCAGTGGTGGCAGCACTTCGTCGACTCCACCCGTGGCCCCGACCCCGACCGGGCGGCGGCCCGGATGCTCGACCGGATCGTCCAGGACGCGATCACGTACTTCCAGGCGGGCTACGCCTCCGGCGTGCTACCCCGCACGACATGA
- a CDS encoding DUF2332 domain-containing protein — MARTLAQVYRRFGEVDAAGSSTLYERVAIALSESGEALRAIENAPARKRNPALVLAALHDLALAGAAPALAAAYAEADGDAAADAAIDTLLRKTDAVVAIVVQRRLRTNETGRCAVLYPAIAEAARRVGASAIGLIDVGCSAGLNLNVDRVGITYTNGQELGDAESPVRMVCSVVGDRPIPTRAMPEVVARIGIDPDPVDVTDAEDARWLRACLWPDQSDQQQRLDAEMALAATTPPLLLRGEAVEVLPDALSRVPEGVLPVVTTTWALSGLSLENRLRFLYHLDEAATDRPVAWVSAEGVGVAPAIPTFGDRRASGHSVLGVAVFEHSALHAEGVGRSWSQGRMLSWLA, encoded by the coding sequence ATGGCTCGCACGCTCGCTCAGGTGTACCGGCGCTTCGGAGAGGTCGACGCCGCGGGGAGCTCGACGCTCTACGAACGCGTCGCGATCGCCCTGAGCGAGTCCGGCGAAGCGCTGCGCGCGATCGAGAACGCCCCGGCGCGCAAGCGGAATCCCGCGCTGGTCCTCGCCGCGCTGCACGACCTCGCCCTTGCCGGAGCGGCACCGGCGCTCGCCGCCGCCTATGCCGAGGCGGACGGCGACGCGGCAGCGGACGCAGCGATCGACACGCTGCTGCGCAAGACCGACGCGGTCGTCGCCATCGTCGTGCAGAGGCGGCTGCGCACCAACGAGACCGGGCGCTGCGCAGTGCTGTACCCGGCCATCGCCGAGGCCGCGCGCCGGGTCGGCGCGAGCGCGATCGGGCTGATCGACGTGGGCTGCTCCGCCGGGCTCAACCTCAACGTCGACCGCGTCGGCATCACCTACACCAACGGACAGGAGCTGGGGGACGCGGAGTCTCCCGTGCGGATGGTGTGCTCGGTCGTCGGGGACCGGCCCATCCCGACGCGGGCGATGCCCGAGGTCGTCGCACGGATCGGCATCGACCCCGATCCCGTCGACGTGACCGACGCGGAGGACGCCCGGTGGCTGCGAGCCTGTCTGTGGCCTGATCAATCCGACCAGCAGCAACGGCTCGACGCGGAGATGGCGCTGGCGGCGACCACTCCCCCGCTGCTGCTGCGGGGCGAAGCCGTCGAAGTACTGCCCGATGCCCTTTCCCGCGTGCCCGAAGGTGTTCTTCCGGTCGTCACCACGACGTGGGCTCTGTCGGGCTTGTCGTTGGAGAACCGCCTCCGTTTCCTGTACCACCTCGACGAAGCGGCTACGGACCGCCCGGTGGCGTGGGTGTCGGCGGAGGGGGTCGGCGTCGCACCCGCGATACCGACCTTCGGCGACCGCCGCGCCTCGGGGCACAGCGTCCTCGGTGTCGCCGTGTTCGAGCACTCGGCCCTGCACGCCGAGGGTGTTGGGCGCAGCTGGTCCCAGGGCCGCATGCTGTCTTGGCTCGCGTAG
- a CDS encoding O-methyltransferase has protein sequence MSQQGTNAYDEVDDLPPLVRRAVDAARHHGFEFSCRPEQGRLLQVLAGGAPRRVGETGTGCGVGLAWLASGAADGVSLISVERDPELVAIAAEVFADCDHVEVVHGDWQHITDHGPYDLLVLDGGGQGKGGTAAAPVHLLEPGGVVVIDDFTPASTWPPLYDDSPDLARLHWLEHPELRATELRLAPDFSVVVGTRRFPAS, from the coding sequence GTGTCGCAGCAGGGTACGAACGCGTACGACGAAGTCGATGACCTGCCCCCGTTGGTCCGACGGGCCGTGGACGCCGCTCGCCACCACGGCTTCGAGTTCTCCTGCCGCCCGGAACAAGGACGCCTGCTCCAGGTGTTGGCCGGCGGCGCCCCGCGACGTGTTGGTGAAACCGGAACCGGGTGCGGCGTCGGCCTGGCCTGGCTCGCCTCCGGCGCAGCCGATGGCGTCAGCCTGATCAGCGTGGAACGCGATCCGGAGCTCGTCGCCATCGCCGCCGAGGTCTTCGCGGACTGCGACCACGTCGAGGTCGTGCACGGCGACTGGCAGCACATCACCGACCACGGGCCATATGACCTCCTCGTGCTCGACGGCGGAGGACAGGGCAAGGGCGGCACCGCTGCCGCTCCCGTGCACCTGCTCGAACCGGGTGGTGTTGTGGTCATCGACGACTTCACCCCGGCTAGCACGTGGCCGCCGCTGTACGACGACTCGCCAGACCTGGCGCGCCTCCACTGGCTGGAGCATCCCGAACTCCGCGCCACCGAACTCCGCCTGGCACCGGATTTCAGCGTCGTGGTCGGAACCCGCCGTTTCCCAGCCTCATGA